AAGCGCACCTTCGGATAGAGCGGTGAGGCCTCCGGGCGAGCGTGGCGCATGCGATCCTCCGGATTATGCGTGGGAATCAGCCGCGCCATCTTACCTCATCGCGGGCCTACTGCGGAATCCGGGCTCAATGTTCCGGTGTCGCGGATAACAGGAGCCGATGACCTTCCCTTCCAGCACGTTCAGCGCCGCGAACAGGCACGTGGTGCCGTGGCGCTTGTCGTCATGGGGCATGGTTTGGCAGCGCCCCTTCTTCATCGGCAAGCCGGGCTGCGTCCGGTCCAACGCCTGAACGTGGCTCTTCTCGTCCACGCACAGCACCACCACTTTGTCCGGCGGATTCAGGTACACCCCCACCACGTCCGTCAGTTTCTCGACAAACCGCTTGTCCGTGGACAACTTGAAGGTCTCGACCCGATGGGGTTGAAGCCCGTGCGCGTCCCAGGTCCGTTGCACCGTGGATTTGCCGACCCCCTGGGCTTGGGCCATCGACCGCACGGACCACTGCGTGGCATCACGCGGCGTCGTGTGGAGCGTCGCCCCGACGATGGCGTTCACCTGGTCCGGCGGCAGCGCCTGCGGACTCGATCCGTGGGGCGCGTCCTCGGCCAAGCCCATCGGCCCCTGTTCCGCGAAACGGGTGTCTACCACGAGGGGGCAGTATTGTAAATATATCACTGGGACACTACACTAGCTATAACCAGTTACACAGTTCACTGTACAGACCTCCCCCGTCCTCTGCCGCACCAGCGGATACGCCGCGACAAGCTCCCGGCGGCCGCCGCGGGCAAAATTTGTCACCGCCTCACCCTCGGGTTACAGGTGTGACTCAGCGCTCAACCGGTGGAGGCCGCGTACGAACCGCCGAAAAGCGTGCCAGCGGGGGCATGGATATTGCGTACCACAAATAGACTTCTGTATGCCCCGTTCCGTATCAACGTCTCTCCCGAGTCGCTTGCCGTCCTGGAGTCCCTCCGTTCTGCTCCTCCTCTTGCTTTCGATTGGCGGGTGCGGCGAGAGTCTGCACGCGGAGCAGGCGGGGGTCTATGTGGACTCGACGACTCAACGGTATCTGAAAGGGGCCTTCGATGAGATGAAGGCCTGCAGCGGTTTTGAGCAGGGAAGCTTCCAGGAGATGACGGTCGTACTGATGCCACCGATCTTCCCGTGTCCGCATTATGCCGAGGGATGCAGCGGCGAGTACATCGCTCCAACCTCGATCAAGGTCGGCAGTCTGGCAGTCTGGAATCACGAAGTGCTTCATTACTTGCTATACCTGAATACCGGATCGGCTGATCCCGGCCATCAAAACCCTCTATTCGACGCCTGCACGCCGGGCGCACACCAGGCCAAGCCCCTCGCATTTTGACAACCCGTGCGGCGCTCGCCGCTGGCTTTTCCTTGAGGCGGTAATTCCGTCCGGGTAGAAAATTTCTCCCCTCCGTGTAAATTTTTCTTGACTTAAGCTAAGCCGTTACACTACTCTAGCCTTACTCTTTTATGGTCTGTCCAGGGCTCTTCCCCTCCGCCCCGGATCAACTGGGTTCCTTTCTCCTATAGTGCACGATTGGTGGGCCGATAGCGTGGGACCATTGGCTCCGTTTCCGGAGTCACTTTTCAGGCGAAGCGTTCTCTGGTTAGCTTCCCGCCGAGCCGGGACAGTGCGGCACGAGTGCTCTCGAACATGAAACGGAGACTCCGCTCTCGATCCTGTCTGTTTCTGATACTGGGTCTATGGTTCGCCATGTGTACGCCCCGTCCCTTCGCTCAAACTCCGCCGTCGGTTCCGTTTGCGACCTACGATCTCTCTCTGACCAAAGGGCTTGCCCTCCTCAACCAAAAAAATTACCAGGACGCGATCGTCGAACTGAGGCGCGCGCTGGCCGTCAAACCGCACGATGTGCCGGCCACGTACCACCTGGGGGTGGCGCTTCGGAAGGATGGGCAATTTCGCGAAGCGGAGGCGGCGCTGGAGGAGGTCGTGCGACTCGATCCCGCGTTTCAGCGCGTTCACTTCGAGTTGGGCGCGGTCAAATACGAACTGGGCGACTATAAGGCCGCTCTTCGCGAGATGGACCTAGCCGAGCAAGCCGACCCCGATTCGGCGCTCACCTATTATTATCAGGGCCTCGCGCTCCACCGCCTCGGTGAGTATGAACGGTCGTCTCCCCGCTTCCTTCGCGCCATCGGTTTAGCTCCCGAGTTGGGGCTCACGGCGCACTATTACGCCGGCCTGGGGTATTACCGGCTCAACATCTTGGATGAGGCGCGGGACGCCTTTGAGGAAGTCATCCGCATCGACCCCCACTCGCCGATCGCAGAGTCCGCACGCGACCTCTTGGCACAGATCGAACGTCGCACGCCTGCCAAGCGGTGGTGGAACCTTCTGGCCAGCGCCGCGTATCAATACGACACCAACGTCATCTTGTTGCCGGGAGGTTCGGCGCTGCCGGCGGGCATCTCGCGGGAAAGCGACAGTCGGGCGGTCTTCTACGGCCGGGGCGAGATCCGCTCGCCGGAGCGGCGTCATCTGAGGGCGGGCGCCGCCTATACCGTGTATCAGAGCCTGCACGCGGAGCTCACGGAGTTCAACGTCCAGAGCCACCAGGGCGAGGTGTACGCCTCGTACCGCCGCAAGCCGATCACGGTGCGCGTGCCCTACCAGGTCTCCTACTCCTTGGTCGACGGCGAGGAGTTTCTGCTGACCCACAGCGCCCGACCGACCCTCTCGTTGACGGAGTCCCGCTTTACCGCCACCCAGGTCGAGTACGGATTTTCCGTGAAAGATTTCAGGGAGTCCACGCGTTTTGTCGGAAACGACGACCGGGACGCCGTCAACCACGCAGCGGGGATCGCCCAAACGCTGATCCTGGGCAAGGGTAACTTGATCCGCGCGGGATACCGCTACGACACCGAGTTGACGGGGGATTCGCCGACGGAAGATGATTGGGAGTATACCGGTCATCGGATATATGGGAATGTTCGGCTCCCCGTGTACTTCGCGATCGACCTGGAGGTGGGGGCGGACTACTATCGCCAGCAGTATGAGCACCCCAACTCCCTTTCGGCCCTGGGAATCAACCGGGACGATCGCCTCCAGGCGTATAACGCAAGCCTGTCCAGAACGTTTCTCGACTGGTTGACGGTGACAATCGAGTATCTCTATACCAACAACGACTCCAACCTCCCGGAGTTTACGTACGACCGAGGGGTCTCGTCCGTCATTCTGGCGGGACGGTGGTGAACCCGCTTCACGGAAGGAATATTCGATGATGAGGAATTCGCGAGTGTGGGCGCTGGGCTTGGGTGCGTTCGTGTTCACCTGGGTCGCGGTGGCCGAGGCCCAGCCGATTTCAAACATCGGCAGCGTGACCGCCGTCCAGCGCCAGGCCAACGTCATGCGCGCCGGCCGCGTGGAGGTGGAGGTGGTCAAGCTCGGAGGCCCGGTGCTTTTTAAGGATTTCTACGAGACCAAGACCGAGTCCAAACTCAAGCTGTTATTTCAGGACGACAGCGTTTTAAGCCTGGGCCAAAATACCAGGCTCCGGATCACCGAAAACATCTATGATCCCGGCAAGAACCGACGGAGCACGGTGCTCAACCTGATCCACGGAACCACCCGGGCGCTGGTGGGCAAGGTTTTCACCGGGGCCGGCTCCAAGTTCGAGATCCATACTCCCACCGCCGCCGCCGCCGCGCGCGGCACCTATTTCATCGTCTGGACCACGATCGAGAACGGCCAGACGATCACCGGCGTGGTCAACATCGGCGAGACTGGCCGGGTGGTGGTCACCAACCTCAGTCCCAAGATCCAGGGCGAGGTGGAGTTAGGTCGGCACCAATACACGATGGTGGACGCGGACAGTCCGCCGACCCCGGCCGCTACGATGGACGCCGGACTGATGCAAAGCTTGGTGGCCTCGACGCAGGTCGACGATCAGGTGGCCGACAACATCCCCACCGGGATGGAGCTGCCGGGCGCGGACATCTCGATGGATATCGATCCTCCCCAGCAGGTCGAGCCCGGCCAGGCCCAGAAGCCGGAGCCCGACTCCGGGGACACGGCGCTTGCCGAAGTCGAGTTGCAGGGCGACGCGACCGATTTTCCATCCACCCCGCCCATCTTCGAGCAGCCCGGCGATCGGATGGGAGGGGGTGCCCCGGCCACGTCGTCGCTTTCCACCACCGTGATCTTTCCCGACGCGCCATGATCCTCATATGCAATAAACCACATACCTTAAAAGGTTTAGGCGGTACGGACTAACGCGATGTTTGGTCACAACGGCAAGAGGTGGTGGGCCCCAATTCCGATGGTGGTGCTTCTCTTGGGGTGTGGTTCGGTCGGCGGCGATCAGCCATCGACCGCACAGGTGGGGGTCACGATGACCATTCCGTCCCTCGAGACGGGCGCCCAGGCCGCCCCGACCGCAAACCGGATGGCCCCGGCGCCCCCGTCGGTGGCTACCGTCCGCCTGGTGGTCACCGATGCCGCGGGCACCGAGCTGGCTTCGGCCACCCGGACCGTCACCCCCGGCGAGACCGTGACGATCGTGCTGGAAGGAGTACCGTCCGGACCGGCGCGCCGAGTGACGGCCACCGCGAGCGACGCCCAGGGCGCCGTGCTCTTCCAGGGCCAGGGCGGGCCGGTGGATCTGGACCCCGGAGTCCTCACCGAGCTCACCATTCAGATGACCGCAGTGAGGGTCCCGACCATTACCATCACGCCCCCCGGAGCCGAGGTACCAACCGAAGCAACACAAGCCTTTACCGCTACCGTGACCGGCCTTAGTGACGTCTCGGTGAGATGGAGCGTCAACGGAGTCGAAGGCGGGTCCGACACGTTCGGACGGATCACGCAGGACAATCCTGCCACGTACACCGCGCCGGTAGAGGTGCCCGTGGAGCAACCCATTACGATCACGGCCACCGCCGTCGCGGACCAGACCGTATCCGCCACGGTCAGTCTGGTCGTGTTCTCGTCCTCGATCATCCTTGTGGCCGTCGACGGCGTGGACGGACCCGCCTGCGGCACGCCGAGCAGTCCATGCCGAACGATCACCCAGGGGATGAGCCTCGCGTTGGCCGGACAGACCGTGGTCGTAGCCCCCGGAACCTATTCGTTCGGGGGGACCGGTGGAGAGCCGGCTCCACTGTTGATGAAGGCCGAGGCGGCGCTCGTCGGTGGGGGATCTAGCATCACAACCTTGGATTTTTCAGCCGCGAGTGCGCCGGGAGGAGGCATCGTTACCGCGGACGGGGCGGCACTGGCTGGGTTCACAATCGTCGGGGCCGACAGCGTCCCCTACCTCGTCGAAATCTTGAACGGGACCCCGCTCATCGCCAGTAACGTTTTCGCCGATCTCGCGGGAGGAGGACGCAACTGCTGTGGGATTGGCATCCGCGTGGCCGGCACGGGAACGCCGGTGATTGCAAACAACACGTTCGGCCAGGGCTCAGACGTGCTCTCGACGGCCATCCTGATTGAGGAGAGCGCGGTCCCCGTCGTCGAGGCAAACATCATCCAAGGAAACACGATCGGCATCCACGCTCGCGGAAGTGCGACGCCCACCATTCAAGACAACACGATCGTTGGAAACTTCACCGGGGTTCAGATCGACGACAGCGCGCTTGCGGATCTCGGTGGAGGAGCCGGTGGAAGCGCAGGAGGCAACACCCTGAGTTGTAATACCGACGCGGATCTGGTCTACAACAGAAATACCGGAACCGTCTCGGCTCGAAACAACGTGTGGGACCACGTCCCACCCACCGAAGCGTTCATCGGCGCACCATCGCCCCCCGGCATTGATATCCTGCTCGGTGACGCCAGCGCCGACACCACGGGCGCGGCGCTCGTGACTTCTCCCTGCAACACGACCAGCACCGTCACCATTGCGCTCACCGGTCCGAGTGGGACCAGGATCGGCGGCGTGGATCTGAGCATGGACTACGACGAGAGCCTGGTGGCGTTCAGCACGGCGGTTGCAAGCGGCGCCGCAAGTGGGGTTGAACCTGTGGTCAACGATGATCCGTCACTTACCAACCGTTTGGTAGTCGTCGGGCTGGTTGCTCCCAATGGATTCACCATCGACGGAAGCCCGACGGAAATCCTCACGCTGACTTTTCAGAATGTGGCCAATGGCCTGCCCTCTGAGGCGACGTATCAACCGGTCACGTTGATTGAGGTATCCGACTTGAGTGGCGCACCCATCACGGGGGTCTCGGCCAGCCTCACCATAACGAATCGGTAGCCCCGTGTGTGCGGCGTCACATCGACCCTGTGATGGACGACCGGGACTGAACATGCCCTTTGGTGTAGCGTAACGCCTCGAACCAAGGTGTAATCGCATGACCTCTCAACCATCACAATCCGCAATGTTTCGGCGATCGAGAGGCTGGTGTGCCCTGTGGGCGGCATTGGTGCTCGGCGTCGCCGCTCTCGTTGTGGGACCTTCGAGCGCCGCGGCGGAGACGGTGATCGTCGAAGTGACCGGCGCGCCGCTGATCGGGAGCGTGGCGCTGACGGTGGGGTTTGATCAGCGCCTCGTGGCGTTTGAGGGCGCGACCGCGAGCGGGGCGGCCGCCGGCGCGCTGACAGTGGTGAACCCTCAGCCCGGACAGGGCTGGGTCAAGGTCGGCATGATCAAGGCCGATGGTTTTGGGTCGGGGGAGATCTTGCGGTTGACGTTCCGGACGCTGGGAACTGAAGCGCAGGCTGCGGGCGTCTATCCCGTCCAAGCCTTGACGGTCACCGATCTCTCGGGACGCCCCCTGCCGGCGGCCCGCGCCGTCGTGTCCGTGTCTCGCTGAAATATAGGGGCGGGTTCAGACTCGCCCTATAGGCTGTCCGACAACGCCGCAGCCCCCTTTCCTGGACAGTGGCCCGGGATTCGATCCTCGTAAAGGTGTTCATATGAAACCAGTCACGCGCATCGTGAACCTCTCCGGTTCTTCCCTGGTCGCTTTCGCGCTCGGGGCGTTGATCGGTCTTCCAAATCAGGCCTTGGGCGCTGTCCCCGGGGACATCTCCCCGGCCGGGGCGCCGGATGGCGTGATCACCATGCCCGACGCGCTCCGCGCCCTGCGCATGGTCGTGGGCCTGGAGACGCCGACTCCCGAAGAACGCGTCACCGGCGATGTGGCGCCGCTCCTGGTGAATGGTGGGCAGGTGGCGCTCGATGCCAATGGCCAGGTGCTGTCCACCCCGGATGGCCGCATCGGCATCGGTGACGCGGTGGTGCTGGCGCGCGCCGGCGTCGGGCTCATCCGTCTCCCGGAAATCAGCCCGCTCGCCGCGGCGCGGGCCGGGCACACCGCCACGCTCCTCCCCAACGGACAGGTGCTGATCACGGGAGGGGACGGCGGCGCCGGACCACTGCCCACCGTGGAGTGCTTCGATTCCGCCACGCGCGCGTTCAGCCCCACGAGCGGCGGGCTCACCACCGCGAGAACCCAGCACACCGCGACCCTGCTCCCCGATCAGAACACCCTGCTGGTGGCAGGACGGGACTCGGCCGGCCCCACGCCGTCGCTCGACCAGATTCGCTTGTGCGGCGCCCCCACCAGCCTCTCCGCCACGTTGATCGCCCGCGAGGAGCACGCCGCCGTGCTCTTGGCCGACGGCACCCTGTTGATCACCGGCGGGCACAATGCCGACGGAGCGATCCTGGCCACCGCCGAGCGCTACAACCCGCGCACCCGGACCTTCACCCCACTGGAACCGATGACCAGCGCCCGAGCCGGCCACAGCGCCACGCTGTTGTCCGACGGCATGGTCTTGATCGTTGGTGGAGTGACGTCGGACACGTCCGGCAACTCGGTTGTCGTGGCATCCGCCGAGCGGTTCGACCCGACCACCGGCGTGTTCACGCCCCTCTCGACGCCCTTGCCCACGCCCCGCGCGGGCCATACCGCGACGCTCTTGCCTGACGGCCGGGTGCTGATCCTGGGCGGTGCGGACGCCACCCCGACGGTCCTCGCCTCGGCAGACATCTTCGATCCCTCGTCGGGATCATTCAGCGCGTCGCCGTTCGTTCTCCGCGAGGCGCGGGCCGACCACAGCGCCACGTTCTTACCGGATGGGCGGCTCTTGGTCGTCGGTGGCCGGAATGCCGCGGGCCCCCTGGTCTCGACCGAGCTGATCGGGCCGCAGGCCGACGCCACGGCGCCCACCGTGCTCGCCGTCATCCCACCCGACGGCGCGACCGGCGTCGCTCCCGATTCGATGGTCGCCGTCCATTTTTCCGAGCCGCTTCGCACGACGTCGGTTTCGAATGCCACGGTGGGGCTTGTCCCGGAGGCGAGCCCCACGAGCCGAGTCGACGGGACGGTGACCCCGGCCGAGTCCGGCCTGCTGGCGTTCTTCACCCCCAGCGCGCCGCTTGAGCCCGGCACCACGTATACGCTCACGCTGGGACCCGGGATCTCGGACACGGCGGGCAAGCCGCTCGCCACCACGACCCAGAGCTTTACAACCAATCATCCGCCCGTGCTGGCGCCGATCGGCAACCGGGTAGTCAACGAGGGGCAGGTCCTGCAGGTCACGCTGAGCGCGACGGACGTCGACGGCGATGAGCTGACGGTTTCGGCCGTTGACCTTCCCCAAGGAGCGACGTTCGATCCCGCGATCCGGACCTTTAGTTGGACTCCAGGATTCTCCGTCTCGTCGCCGACTGCCAACAACTTCTTCGATGTACTCTTCACGGTGTCGGACGGCCAGGTCGGCGGAACGGACAGCGAGACCGTGCGGATAACGGTGAACGACGTGACCACGCTGACCGGAATCACCGTTACCCCGGCCAATCCGACCATCAACGTCGGCGGAAGCCAACAGTTCACCGCCACGGGCAGCTTCAATGATGGATCGACCCAAGCGCTGACCAACGTGCTCTGGTCCAGTGATTCCGCTGCGGCCACGATCACCAATGACGGCCTGGCTACAGGGCGTGTTGCGGGGAGCGCCCTGATCACCGCCACCTCGGGCAGTGTGAGCGGGAGCACCACCCTCACCGTCGCGAACCGCTCTCCCCTCGCCAACGCGGGGCCCGACCAGACCGCGGAAGCCACATCGCCTACAGGGGCGACGGTCACATTGGACGGCTCGGGATCGACGGATCCCGACGGTGATTCACTGAGCTACTCCTGGGCCGAGGCCGGCGACGTCGTCGCCACCGGCTCCACGCCCACCGTCCCGTTCTCGCTGGGCAGCCATACCATCACGCTGACCGTGGCGGATCCGACAGGGGCAACCGGCACCGACACCGTCGTCATCACCGTCCGGGATACCACGCCTCCCGTGCTCGCGAACGTCCCCACCAATCAGACGGCGACGGCGACGAGCCCGAGCGGCGCGCTGGTCGAGTACCCGTCTCCCACTGCGAGCGACGCGGTCAGCGGCACGCTCCCCGTCTCGTGCGATCCGCCGTCCGGCACCACATTCCCCCTTGGCGCTACCACGGTAACCTGCACGGCCACCGATGGGGCCGGCAATGTTGGCCGGGCGTCCTTCACCGTGACCGTGGTCACGCCCACCACCCTTGCGGTGACCGTGCTCGGGGGTGGCCCCACCGGCCACGATCCGCTGCCGGGCGTCCGCGTGCTCCGACACGATCCGGCCACCGGCGCGTTGCTCGGCGATCTCCTGACCAATGCGAGCGGCGTGGCAGACTTCGGGGACATCGGCGCCACCCGGGCCACGATCTCGATCGTGACCACGCGCGCGCAGAGCACACCTCCGAGCCACGACATCTTCACCTACGTGGATGTGCCGGCCGGCGCCCTTGTGGCCGACGCGAACGTGAACAACGGGCTCGACCGCCCGGTGCTCGCCAATGTAGACGCGACGCTGTTGAACCTGCCGCAAGGCTCGGTATTCGCCAACCTGTTTGCCGGCGGGTTCACCTCCAGCGGCGCTCTCGTGCAGAACGGCTCGGCGCAGTTCCCCGCATATCCGATCGACCAGTTCCAGAGCGACCTGAAGTTCAGCCTGCTCGGTGCGGCGATTGACGCGACGGGTGCGGTGGTGGGATGTGGCTCGTTGGTCGACCTGGATCCCCAGACCTCAGGCAGCGCCGCCGTGTCGATCGACGCCGCCGTCGCTCCCGGTCTCATCCCCTTCACCGCCTCGGAGCCGGCGATCTTCGAAGGGCTCACGATGTTACGGAGAGGCCTGGTGTGGAACCTCTTCAATTTTGGTGGTCAAGGGGGCCCGGCCACGTCGGGTACGCTGGCCGTGTGTCCGTTGCAGGACGGCGAGCGATTCGAGCTTTCGTTCCGGGCGCTCGAAACGGCGACGTCGTCGTCGCGCGGCATCAGCCTGACCTCGTCAGTCCTGCCGGAAGCACTGGACGTCACCCTGCCCGCGCTCTCGATCGATACGCTCGGGCGCAGCACGGACGGTCGCACCATTAACTGGCAAATCTCCGGTGCGGACGCCGGCCAGCTCGACGTGGCGTACACGGAGCTGAACTGGGCCGGCACGGCCGCAGAGTACCGCTGGGGCCTGGTCGCTCCCCAGACCGCAACCGAGGTCTTGCTCCCGTCGCTGCCCGCGGACCTGGCCGACCGAGTGCCGCCAGCGACCGGCACCGGACTGTTTTTGTATCTGGGTGGATTCGATACGATCACCGGGTTTGACGATCTCGTGAGCCAGGTCTCGGCCGACCGCGGTGACTTCGACGCGACCTTCCTGCGAGCCGCCCAGGAGATCAATGTCGAACGCTCAAGCCGCTTGCTCGCCGTGACGGTCGAGGGGACGGGTTCGGGCCGGGTGGTCTCCGAGCCTGCGGCAATCGACTGCGGAACGGTCTGCACCGCCAACCTCCCAGGGGACACGCTGATCACCCTGACCGCCACCCCCGACCCCGGTTCCAGCTTTATCACCTGGGAAGGCAACGTGGGCTGTGGCAGCCAGAACCCCTGCACCTTCCGCCTGCTGGATGACGTGACGAGCGTCACCGCAACATTCGAGACGATCCCCAATCGGATCCCAGTCGCCGATGCCGGACCTGATCAGGTCGTGGAAGCCACGTCGCCCGCAGGCGCCTCGGTCACGCTGGACGGCTCGGGGTCCACCGATCCAGACGGTGATCCGCTGACGTATACCTGGAGGGATGCCGCAGGCGGTACCATCGAGACCGGGGTCTCTCCCACGCTCATCCTGCCGCTCGGCAGCCATACCATCACGCTGACCGTCACCGATCCCACAGGCGCGACCGGCAATGACGAGGTCATCATCACCGTCCAAGACACCACGCCGCCGGACACGATCATCGACAGCGGCCCAGCGGATACCCTGCTTATCACTGCCACGTTCACCTTCCACTCCACTGAAACCGGAAGCACGTTCGTGTGCGAACTGGACGACGGCCTCCTTGTCGCCTGCGCCAGCCCGGTGACGTACACCGATTTGGCCGAAGGCCCGCATACCTTCATGGTCCGGGCGACCGACCCCTCGGAAAATCCGGACCCCACACCGGCCACGCACAACTGGACGGTGATTCCGTCCACGATCTTTGTCGACGGAACCACCGGGATCGACAGCTCCACCTGCGGCACGCAAGCCGAGCCCTGCAGGACCGTGACCCAAGGTCTCGTCCGCGCCGTCGCGGGGCAGACCGTTTCCGTGGCGGCTGGATCTTACAGTTTCGGCAATATCGGAGAAGAGCCCCTTCCACTTGCCGTGAAATCTGGGGTGGCCCTCGTTGGGGCCGGCGCCGACTCAACCTTCCTGGATTTCAACAGTACGCAGGGCAACAACCCCGATATCGGAATCACGATGGCGGATCAGGCCACACTCTCTGGCTTTACCTTTCGTGTAAATGATTACTTCGATTACCTCATCGACCTCGTAAATGTGAGCATCTTCGGCACCACAACGATTCGGGACAACCTTTTTGTGGACCTCAACTGTGCCCGTTGCCTGACCGTCGCGATACGCGTCCGCGGGGGGGGAGAGGTCCCGCCGTCTCCCGTGATTAGCGGCAATATTTTCGGCCGTGTTGACGAGTTTGGCAATTCCGAGGGTTTTCTCACCGCCCTGCTCGTCGAAGTCTTCGCTAATCCACGAGTGGTGGCCAATACCTTCATAGGAAACGACACGGGGATCCGTACCGACCTTGGCGCGATGCCGATCATTGAAGGCAACACGCTCATCGGAAACTATGTCGGGATCTCTCTCGACAAAGAACCCAATCTTGTGGGAGGCGGCGTCGGCGCAAGCAACGGTGGTAATACTCTTGGCTGCAACCGGGACGCCGACATGGTCAACAATACGCCCAATGCCATCTCGGCTCGGAATAACGCCTGGGATCATGTCCCACCAACCACCGGGAGTGTCTTGGGAAACGGGGTCGACATCGCCAATACCTCGCAAGGAAGCGTCGATGCCACCGGGGCCACCCAACAGACCACGTGTTTTAATCTCGTCGTGGTCACGGCAGGAAGCGGCAGCGGGTCCGTCGGCGTAGAACCCGGAGGGATCGGCTCTGGCTCAAACGGCTCCACGTTCTTCATCGCCGGGACCGCCGTTACGTTGACGGCCTTCCCCAACACCGGGTCGGTGTTCGCCGGGTTCAGCGGAGGGTGCGCCAGTACCGCCACGACCTGCACCTTCACGATTACGCAAGACACGGTGGTCACCGCCACCTTCAACAATTCCACGCCGACGA
The genomic region above belongs to Nitrospirota bacterium and contains:
- a CDS encoding kelch repeat-containing protein, which codes for MKPVTRIVNLSGSSLVAFALGALIGLPNQALGAVPGDISPAGAPDGVITMPDALRALRMVVGLETPTPEERVTGDVAPLLVNGGQVALDANGQVLSTPDGRIGIGDAVVLARAGVGLIRLPEISPLAAARAGHTATLLPNGQVLITGGDGGAGPLPTVECFDSATRAFSPTSGGLTTARTQHTATLLPDQNTLLVAGRDSAGPTPSLDQIRLCGAPTSLSATLIAREEHAAVLLADGTLLITGGHNADGAILATAERYNPRTRTFTPLEPMTSARAGHSATLLSDGMVLIVGGVTSDTSGNSVVVASAERFDPTTGVFTPLSTPLPTPRAGHTATLLPDGRVLILGGADATPTVLASADIFDPSSGSFSASPFVLREARADHSATFLPDGRLLVVGGRNAAGPLVSTELIGPQADATAPTVLAVIPPDGATGVAPDSMVAVHFSEPLRTTSVSNATVGLVPEASPTSRVDGTVTPAESGLLAFFTPSAPLEPGTTYTLTLGPGISDTAGKPLATTTQSFTTNHPPVLAPIGNRVVNEGQVLQVTLSATDVDGDELTVSAVDLPQGATFDPAIRTFSWTPGFSVSSPTANNFFDVLFTVSDGQVGGTDSETVRITVNDVTTLTGITVTPANPTINVGGSQQFTATGSFNDGSTQALTNVLWSSDSAAATITNDGLATGRVAGSALITATSGSVSGSTTLTVANRSPLANAGPDQTAEATSPTGATVTLDGSGSTDPDGDSLSYSWAEAGDVVATGSTPTVPFSLGSHTITLTVADPTGATGTDTVVITVRDTTPPVLANVPTNQTATATSPSGALVEYPSPTASDAVSGTLPVSCDPPSGTTFPLGATTVTCTATDGAGNVGRASFTVTVVTPTTLAVTVLGGGPTGHDPLPGVRVLRHDPATGALLGDLLTNASGVADFGDIGATRATISIVTTRAQSTPPSHDIFTYVDVPAGALVADANVNNGLDRPVLANVDATLLNLPQGSVFANLFAGGFTSSGALVQNGSAQFPAYPIDQFQSDLKFSLLGAAIDATGAVVGCGSLVDLDPQTSGSAAVSIDAAVAPGLIPFTASEPAIFEGLTMLRRGLVWNLFNFGGQGGPATSGTLAVCPLQDGERFELSFRALETATSSSRGISLTSSVLPEALDVTLPALSIDTLGRSTDGRTINWQISGADAGQLDVAYTELNWAGTAAEYRWGLVAPQTATEVLLPSLPADLADRVPPATGTGLFLYLGGFDTITGFDDLVSQVSADRGDFDATFLRAAQEINVERSSRLLAVTVEGTGSGRVVSEPAAIDCGTVCTANLPGDTLITLTATPDPGSSFITWEGNVGCGSQNPCTFRLLDDVTSVTATFETIPNRIPVADAGPDQVVEATSPAGASVTLDGSGSTDPDGDPLTYTWRDAAGGTIETGVSPTLILPLGSHTITLTVTDPTGATGNDEVIITVQDTTPPDTIIDSGPADTLLITATFTFHSTETGSTFVCELDDGLLVACASPVTYTDLAEGPHTFMVRATDPSENPDPTPATHNWTVIPSTIFVDGTTGIDSSTCGTQAEPCRTVTQGLVRAVAGQTVSVAAGSYSFGNIGEEPLPLAVKSGVALVGAGADSTFLDFNSTQGNNPDIGITMADQATLSGFTFRVNDYFDYLIDLVNVSIFGTTTIRDNLFVDLNCARCLTVAIRVRGGGEVPPSPVISGNIFGRVDEFGNSEGFLTALLVEVFANPRVVANTFIGNDTGIRTDLGAMPIIEGNTLIGNYVGISLDKEPNLVGGGVGASNGGNTLGCNRDADMVNNTPNAISARNNAWDHVPPTTGSVLGNGVDIANTSQGSVDATGATQQTTCFNLVVVTAGSGSGSVGVEPGGIGSGSNGSTFFIAGTAVTLTAFPNTGSVFAGFSGGCASTATTCTFTITQDTVVTATFNNSTPTITSVNPTPVTFGVTPSGAVTIDGANFVVGATITVGGLSGPTVAGSTASASTPFVFVDSTRLRFYWPNTSLTPGSYGVRVTNPTAAGGLSTTLANGFTVNAAQPTIASVSPSSVTFGVDPSRSVTILGSNFVLGATITVGTLTGATVSGTTATAGTPYVYVSDNQVQFYWHNTTLAPGVYDVVVTNPVASGGLAATLTNGFTVIQSFTLTLTKTGPGTGTVSSSPQGVNCGTACTSQSFTFSGGTVVNLSASPLAGSNLMGWSGACLGTGICSVTMDANRSVAAHFNLQAVQISTGQAHSCALISNGTIKCWGSNSSGQVGGPSLSTVTGITTATSVEAGASHTCALLANRTVQCWGSNSSGQLGDGTTGGSTTTPVTVSGISNAVAISSGGSHTCAVLSTGAVQCWGLGTSGQLGNNAFNNSATSVTVSGITTAVAVSAGGAHSCAVLSTGAVQCWGSNGSGQLGSPTASSGASPVPLTVSGISTAVAVSADNAHTCATLSSGAVQCWGSNSSGQLGNGTTGGSSTSPVTVSGISTAVAVSAGNAHTCASLSSGAVSCWGDNDSGKLGNGDETLTDRASPVGVSGIFTATAVAAGGSHSCAVRSDGRVQCWGSGGFGQLGNQLAGGFFFTSPVGVISLFGFTLTVDRSASGVTITSFPFGIGCSDVFGGPTTVTCAASFLSGTRVTLYARQTANPADNVAFRQLTVGGDTTVTVTRSDLPF